The sequence below is a genomic window from Pempheris klunzingeri isolate RE-2024b chromosome 12, fPemKlu1.hap1, whole genome shotgun sequence.
TATGTTTACCTAAGAAAGATCTGAGTGCctctgacaacagaaacagaactgaAAATGCTCATGAATAACTTATTGTGGTTatcatattaaataaatattgtttctattttggtAATAACGGCTGCATTGCAGTTAACTAATACAATTTGCAGAATATATTATTACAGTTTTGGATGAAAAGATAATGAGTCAGTGCCTCTGCCTGCTCGGCCGTCATAGACCACATCCAAATCCACccaaataaaatgttacataaTAAGTTTTTACCCATGATATTATTTAGAATATGTGGGAGTGCTTTTCAATTGTTTCTGGTTTAGACcacaaataataatttgatatcggtttaaaccacaattaaaaaGCACTCCCACACACTCCAATCTGTGAATATTAATTTattgtgatctttttttttattggacttTATCTCTTTGCTATAAAACCACTAAAAAAACAATGCCAACCAAATTATATTACAATCAATATACTGTGCTGACTACTGATCTTGTTAATAACACAGGAGTGGCCGTATTGTCATGCACTTAAAAAGTCCCCCTTCACCTTTATGGCCATGTCGGCTGAGTGTTTCGTATCTGCAGGATGAATCAATGGTCTCTTCTAATAAACTAACCATGTTCTGTTTACAGAAGTCTTTAGTAAGCTACTTTTAGAATTTTTccatttattgtattgtattttttctttatcttaacTAATTATTTAAAggcacaaacaagaaaaactgtACATGAAGCTGGCCTGAAATTGTTGAAACATGATATGATTTTGcttaataactttatttaagtTCTGATGGCACTGAATTAGAGTGATAGGTGTTTGTATATCTAACTAACCACCAACTGTGGACTAGAAATAAACCCCTATCCCAATGCATTATAATTGTCTGTAACTCAGTTTATCACTAAAAAGCTATGATCTCTCATGACAGCTTATGCCTTTGCATCAGACAAGTGATTTTTTAAGAGAACAGTCTGTCTATATTTTACTCTTTAAGTTAAAAGGAAGAAATTCTGGATCCAATCTTGTAAAAGATTGaaattattcttattaattattttcaggAGACAAATCTTGATATTTTGCCAACCTTATCAAGCAACAACCTCCGACTGTCTCTGTCACTCAACatatgataagataagatcaactttattgatcccgaaggaaattattttgccagagtacaatacaaaagttgaagcatatacacaattacagaaatATGACATCCATTCATTTGTGTTAAACCCAGTTCTtagctaaaaataaaataattctgaaGAATAGTCAGTCTTTCAAACAAAAAGTAGGTTTAATGTAAAAGTTTTTGGGATGTTTTGCACAGATTGAGTTCAGGTCAAAGAGAAATCAGCTCACAGAACCTGAATCTGGATGCTCACAGAAGATCAGCCCACCTCCTACCAGCATGCAGAACCTCTAAAGAAAATCACACAATTAAAGAACCGCATGCAGACAGACGTGTCTCTCGGAGGTGCAGGAGGTGCAGGAGGTGGGCTGCCACCATCTGCTGATGCTCCGCACCGCTGACTTCATATCCGCCCGCAGCCTGTCGTGCTTCCTGCCTTTGCGAGGGAGGGGACGGAGCTGACGGCTGGGAGGACGAAAGGAGAGACAAGAAAGCTTCTGGGAAGATTAAAGAGAGCGGGGAACGGCCCGGGTTTCCACCGTCCGTCGGGAAATAAACACCCCAGTTTTCTGTAGCTGCTGAATTTGCCACCGAATCGGCGCTGAAAATGTCTCTAAGTCGTCAGTTTAGCGAGAGCAGGGCCATCCCGACCAGGACGGTGTTGATCAACGACACAACGCAGCTACCTCATGACTATTGTACCACCCCTGGAGGCACTTTATTCTCTACCACTCCCGGAGGTAAAGCGACAGTCCGTCTACTTGTGCACGTTTCTTGATAAAATTGAGGATAATTTGCTTTTTCTCTGCGCCGTGTTTGCGCTCTCGCTGCACCTTTAAATGTTCATGTCTGTCACTGTGGCCTCGGCTGCCGTGTCATCctgttcaaaacaaaaacaaagcctgGCCACGCCCCCTTTGGGCTCTAGCTGCGGCCTGATTGGCTGGTTTGCAGCGCAGAGATTCTTGTGAGTTCATTTTTACCTGTTGGTTATCACATGCAAAGGAGATGAAAACCCAGCCGTGGAGAACAGGAATGTGATAGTTCTCTGAAATACAAGACACCAGCCATGCATCATACTGTGCAGCAGATCATTCCCTTTTAGTGCATGTGTGACCCCCTCTAAATGAGGAAGTACAACACATCCGGCAGGTGTACTGTACAGGAGAGCCAGTGCAGAGCACATCAtgttctttgtgtttaatgtttggtgtttttctctttagtGTTGACGCTTTTTTTGGCTTTAAATGCAAGGCTGTAGATGCAGATGCGGggctttcacaataaaagaaaagtatgtAATCATACTTTTCTTTATGATAAAAGTGTTTTACTAAATAATACTTGTTATAAGAAAGGTAGATGCTTGTAGACTTGAATCAGACTTGACTTGACTAGACTAGACTTGAATCAGGGGCACGCTGGATGGAGGCCAAACGTTTGACTCACGTTACACATTTACTCAGATAGAggaagagaaactgaaactgtATTATGTTCTGTTACAGGAACCCGGATCATCTATGACCGCAAGTTCCTGTTGGACAGGCGCAACTCCCCCATTGCCCAGACCCCCCCAGCTCACCTGCCTGTCATCCCTGGAGTGACCAGCCAAAATGTCCTACGTGAGAACCAGAAGAATGAAGCCAACAACCACATCAACAACCATGATGGCAAACCCACAACCGGTAAGAAATACGGTACGGATCGGACCTTTGTACTAAGAAGTGTTTTATTGTATACACCCCAACACACCCTCTGGTGTTATCATATAGTTATTCCACTTTATAACCGCCGTGATAATCAGTGTTGGTAAGTCtacttttgaaatgtaaaaggtTACAGATTGCTCGTTATACTCTTAAAAGTGTGTTAGGTAATGCACCTGTTTCAGTTACTTTATCAAGACAATGTAACTTGTGACATTTGATCACTTTTTGATTACTTttctaaaaaaattttattagcTGGCCAATAAAGCTGGAAAGTAAAATTATAAATGAATAGAACAGAATATCTTTGTTGTCCACCAGgtggaaaagacaaaacagcattAGAAGCaacaacagtgtaaaaaaaaagaaacatcagcataaaaaaacaacagcagcataagaaataagaaacaagTGAACaattagaaagaaaacagacatgTAGACAAGTCAAATTACACATTCACAAGTTCATGTCAACGTCAGTGGCTTAGATTTAATCAGTCACCTGCTGAATTGAGGATACTGACTGCAGTGTGATTACTGTTAAACTTTTAAAAGTTCTCCAATAGAACTTGAATTAAGAATCGTGGAAAATATTGTTTCTCACACTGAAAGCGTTCTTGTCCCAGGACATGGTCACCCACCTTGGCGGGGTCGGCTGGTCTCAGGCATGGCAGATTCAGGTTGCTTAGAGCAATGCgcattgatttgattgattctCTTGCTTGAATTGTCTTCTAGTCTAAAACGATGCTCAGAATTTGAGCGTGTAGTGTCACATGAATGGAGCCTGTCTAGACGCAGAACCAGCTCCTTGTCCGTGCACCATCCCACTCTTGACGTTCGTCCCAACCTGTGTTGACCTGACCTGTGTCGCCTTCAAATACGCCAAAAGAAAGCCTTCATGCACGGcgaaaagatgaaataaaacagagaaccTCTTTGTAATCACCAACATTTAATTAATCCAATAAATGTAATCtaattgcatattttttttacccCGTATTAGTACAGGTTTACCAATACATGTATTCTCTAATTTAATTATGTGTGACTATTTACTCCCCAGCCCTGATGATAATATAACAGCCCAGTCTTTTCTAGGCACGTCTCACCACCTCGTTGTCTTCTTGTTTTCCAGGTGATGATGCTCAGTTTGAAATGGACATCTAACAGACTGGAACCACACCAGCAAAAAGCAAATGACCTGGCATCACCCGTGCCAGTGGCTTGGCTTGTAGAAACCAATGTTGTGAGCCCTCATGGCAGCCATCTTCTTTAGCTCTCTGTCTCGCTGCTGGATGTAACGTGTGTAAAACCATGAGGATTCAGTATATCATACATACAGGTACAGTGTGGCCAACTCTGGAAACTAGGTTTATTTGTATAGATTTCCATGGTGACCAGTCGCTGGGCAACTTCACAGCCACACAGCGAGGGAGCAGGCCTGAATATCATGTACCCAGACACATTGTCCAATTAGTAGATTGCAGTGCAGC
It includes:
- the eif4ebp2 gene encoding eukaryotic translation initiation factor 4E-binding protein 2 isoform X2; this translates as MSLSRQFSESRAIPTRTVLINDTTQLPHDYCTTPGGTLFSTTPGGTRIIYDRKFLLDRRNSPIAQTPPAHLPVIPGVTSQNVLRENQKNEANNHINNHDGKPTTGDDAQFEMDI
- the eif4ebp2 gene encoding eukaryotic translation initiation factor 4E-binding protein 2 isoform X1, which produces MSLSRQFSESRAIPTRTVLINDTTQLPHDYCTTPGGTLFSTTPGGTRIIYDRKFLLDRRNSPIAQTPPAHLPVIPGVTSQNVLRENQKNEANNHINNHDGKPTTGKKYGDDAQFEMDI